The segment TCACTGTTAACTTCAAGttaaatcttttcttttttacatcacTCCTGCACTTTTGTTCCTGACTCATTcgttttctcccctctctctattTTGCCTCcatttttccttcatttctctAATATGGCACTTAActccccccctctccctgcacacctcctcttcctctctacgATCCGGCCTCCTGCTCCTGACCCAGAGCCTCTAACAGGATGCCCATGGGTGTCCTCTTCAGCCCGATGCTCTCCAGTTTGTTCTCGAGCTTGTTCTTCAGACTACGCAGCCTCACTGATGCGTGGACAAAAACCACTGAGAGGGTAGAGAGAGACACCAGAAAGAGAAAACTACTGGTGAGTTTCTGTATAACCTATAGTCAGCAAAGCAAATTCTAACCAAAACTGTCAGCTGTCTGAAATTCCCACTCATAGGGAAgtcataaaatgtgtgtttataacATAATATTTAGTTTATGTTTTGGGACTTAAGTATTTGTGTCTCACTCAGTATAGGGAAGGCTATCCCGAACAGGAACACGGCCACGCCTCCTATCACCGATATGAAGAGGTAACTGCCCAGAAGGATGCCCAACACTGCCACTGCTGGGTGGTTTCTGCGGAAGCGTCGAATGGGAGCCTGGTTCTCAGCAGCCCAGACGAAACCGAGGAACAACAAGGTGACCACAGTTGCCCCGATGAACATCTGGAAGGGCTGGAAAtacctgagaggagagagacattcTCAATAC is part of the Notolabrus celidotus isolate fNotCel1 chromosome 20, fNotCel1.pri, whole genome shotgun sequence genome and harbors:
- the praf2 gene encoding PRA1 family protein 2 — encoded protein: MADVQPPPLRSLDDFLLSSARFAVPDVRDLDRWNNRIINNLLYYQSNYFLSAVILLLLVGYFQPFQMFIGATVVTLLFLGFVWAAENQAPIRRFRRNHPAVAVLGILLGSYLFISVIGGVAVFLFGIAFPILMVFVHASVRLRSLKNKLENKLESIGLKRTPMGILLEALGQEQEAGS